The DNA region aggcaccaaaaaagtttgagccggattaaaaaatacagaaaaaatcgaatgaccgaaatctcggaGAATTGCTCTGGTGGAAAATgtactttaaattgttttccgATGAATTTACAtcgatttccattaaaatttcggAGTTGTatctaaaattggaaaaaaatgttttggatttttcgagcaaatttgaggggggggggggatttttGTAACGGAcctattggaatttttgaacagCATCGAACTCGATCTATAACCGaaacataaatattttcataaaattttcaatttttcatgtaAGTATTATGGAAACAAGTTTCatcaagatttgaaaaaaatgagcgCTCAAATTGATCTCTATtgtttgctttaattttttcaacttctcagtattttcaaatatatttgtaacaaaatgaaaatgttaACATATATTTAAATGCTTGAATGTTAATGCCATGATGAAATGTGATAAAACTTTACtgatcaaaaacaatttttaattgatGTGTCATGTAATATCATATTAACTGAATAATGAAGTTAATTTTGCTAatgactaaattaaaaaaaaacatggcttTCTCACAATCGTGAAAAATCATATACTAAAATGATTTACGTTTTTAATAGTATTAATatgataaatttgttttttaaatatctcaaaaattacACAATTATTCGTGAAATAATTGTCTCAGTAATTTTTGCCCTTtccattaaaaataataatgattttATCAAACATAAATTTGGAAGTGcaaaaaactcatattttttacatttttacattactagaaaccaaacataaaaaaacacttttcaacataaaaaaatccaacttaTAGTTTCCGAGTATTCTAGAGATAAAAGATGATGGCTAATAAGCCATCATCTTttacaacactgaaaaaaactacACAAATCATACTTTTCGCTGTGATGCTTGTTCTTcatgaagtatttttaaattataaaaaactgaaaaaataacctTCATCTGCATTAGGGtaaaatcgaaaattgttttttttttcagcaacacatttttgggtctcttttagggtcccaaacaacctcccaaaatttgggagcgattgtttgcatgttaaaatttttaaatttgcaaaattcatgttttattatttcatgaaactaacaccgtagaagtatatCCCTGAATGTCTTGAACAACTCTCCCGAAGACAGTATGGTGCCAAATTGcttctaacaaaagttacagaCCGTTCAagagcagggatgccagatacacagatttgtctgtgtttcacagacttttgagcttgtgccagacattttttgaggtgcacagacttttaaaaaacttcattaaattaatattttgtaatcttttttgtcgaaacttatttcgttagacttcaaatgcttaaaaacgcgaTTTCTGATAGATTTCAATGactttaaatttatatatttgaattttagacaaatgcacagacatacacagacttttttacagacattttaaaaaaccaaGTGGCATCCCTGTTCAAGAGAGACATTTCGAAATACGCggtaaaaatcaaactttttgccAACATTGCGAAGTCAAGCGGAATCTTTCGAAAATTATAATGTATTTGAGGATTTGGGGTGCAATTAACTAAATAATGTCTTCTGAACACTTCTTCACGTCAATTTTAACAGTCATGCTTATTTCGTATTTCATGGTTCATAAGGCAATGTTGGCAGAATATTTGAGTTTCACTGATTTCAATACACTACTTTTGAAAACTCAATATCTTTTTTATAACGCACTTTAGCACCATGCTTTCTTCGGGAGAGTCGTTCAGGACATCCAGGGCTACACACTGCAAAGGTGttggtttcataaaataataaaacatgaattttgtgatttcaaaaatatgaaaattttgggagTTTGTTTGGGACCCTAAAAGGGACCTAAATAATGTGTTGCTCATtagattttaatcattttaaattttcacatataACTAGATTCTACCCTAATATGCATATTGCTTGAAAACAGAGCACTTAATCAAAAACTGTAAagagttttattaaaaaataaaactaaatttgcatcttaaaatatatttatgaaatttactttgacaatatttcagatttttccgAAAAcgacttttttaatttatggcTTCGGTACGGTCCTATCGCAACTCTAGAGCAAAAGGTGCCATTTTTAGTCTTCTAGAACATACcagaaatattcgaaaaaatatacgtattttgagaaatcagtatagaattaaaatttaaaaaataagtataCATGTACTTTCTGTTTAAATGTCCCAATCATAACTTAAAACtatgcccaagacaccaaatcgattgagGTTTCCAAAAATGTGTTCAGAGGCCCAATTGAAAATTGAAGTCTTAAGAGAAACCCCCTGTCTCGATTTTTTAatatgcaaaaatgtatgcaggaaAGCACGAGTTTCGAAATTCCACCAAAAGGTGGGATTATTTTTTTCGGATCAATGTCATGTAAGATTATGATGTTAAATATTATAACAAATAACTTTGTCGCAGACCGCAAAGTCAGAAGGCATTCCTGATGTCGATttattttattgtcaccctattgTCCGCGTGGTTTTTGGATGGTCCCTTGAAAGATTTTGCGTTAGAGAAAAAATGTGATGTTACCTCCAAAATCTTTATAACTGTAATTTCGCATATTTCACACAAATTTAGGTGAAATTACAAAGAAAATAAGGTAATACCCAATTCATACATTTTTCAAcctatcaaaattaattttttttttcacgacaTTTCACAAGagtacatttgaaaaaaataataagagttAATAACTGCAATTTTCAGGTCTTGTATCAAGGTCGTCATTTGTGTAAAATtaatgtccttttcaaaaaataaataaataataagctTATCCATTTCCGCATACTCATGCAAGTGGTCAACAGTAACAACGTGCATGAAATGATTGCAAATTGACTTGGCTTTCTAACATTAGTACGCTCTCATTCTGTCATAACaattcaaaatgaccaaacagagtttgtaagaaaaaagcaGTAAATCATGCTCTCGTTAGTAGATGTTGCCATTTGGTCTGAGCTAGAGGTACTGTTTATTCGCTTATCATCATGTGCCCATTTGAATTGTTTTGCTACCTTTTATCTCTTTCTTTTAGTCCCTGGCTTTATCGCTACAGTCGCGGCATGGGCTGTTCAGAGATAACGCTGttctgtttttttgtgtttgcaaaagaTACCATTGAACTAGTATaatgaaaatcaagaaaaatacccaatgttttgtaaaatgaagCCATCGATGAATACTCCTCCTGTAACTGTGTATAATCATTAACCCTTTCAGTCTTGCGGGATAATTTTTGCTTGGAAGAAAAAGCTGTGGAACCACTTCAGAAAATAGATTTGGGGAGCTCGCAATTACCAAAATTTGCAAATGTGGGgttttgtttgctttaaaatagtTAGGATTACAAGGGTTGTTTGTACCACTTTCATAAACCCTCCATAGTCGAGGCAGTCAGTACTTGAGTGTAGAAGATAGCGGTTCAGTTCAACAAAACACCACCACCACTGTTGCCGGCTAAGAAAGGTAAGATTGCTGATGTCAACACTAGATGCGATTGAGTTGAGTGTTTCGAGTTTGTTATGAATTTGCAAAATCATTCCAGATGAGCTCCTCCGTTCAAACTCCACCCTGGTTCACCACGGACTTCGTTCACTCGATAATTCGCAATCATGAATCAGACCCCACGATCACAATAACCCAACCGGGCATCCTCGAACCGGGAACCAAAGCTGGAGACAGCTTCTCCGGTGCTCTGCACCGCACCAAAGTTCACTACCGTTCCGATCGTCATCCGAATCAGGAACTCAGCACCAGCTGGATGCTCAAGTCCGAATCCAGCGATGCCCTGAACACCGCTCCAGCCCTGTTCAACACGGAACATCGCATGTACACGGAGGTTCTGCCCGCTATGCAGCGGGAGTTGGCAGGAATTGGTGAACGTCTGAGTGTTCCAGGGTTGATTTACGGTTCCGAAAGTCCTCGATTGATTGTGATGGAGGACTTGTCCTACGCAGGGTGGACCAGAATGGATGAGATTTGTAGGTTTGAGGATGCTTTACCGACGATTAGGATGATTTCCATGTTTCATGCGGCATCGTTTGCACTGAATAAGAAGGTAGGATCAAATTAGTCGAGGTGAAGCTAGGTTCATCAAGTTCAGAATTTCAGGGCATGACACTCTCCAACTTCGCCAACCGCACCTCGGACAGCTTGCTGTCGATGTTCCGTCCAATGTTCAGCTCCTACATCGACACCATCTGCAGTTGGGACGACTTCAAAGAAATTCGACCTCGGCTTCAGGAGTTCAAAGCTTCTTTCGCGGATCAATACAAACAAGTGTACACTGCAAATCCCGGTCCCGAAGGGTACAACGTTCTGAACCATGGTGATTTCCATGGCAAGAACCTGCTTCACTTACTGGACGACCAGCGCAGAGTGGTCAAAACGGCTGCCCTGGACTACCAGGTTTGCAGCTGGGGATCCCCAGCCATTGACTTGATTTACTTCCTATACCTGGTAGTTCATCGAGACGTCCTAGACAACCACCGCGATCAACTGCTGGAAGGGTATCATCGACACTTTGTCGACTGTTTGACCCGATTGAATTTCCAAGGCTGGGTCCCAACCCACGAAGATCTCCAAGCCGAGCTGAACCGGAACGTTTTCTTCGGT from Culex quinquefasciatus strain JHB chromosome 3, VPISU_Cqui_1.0_pri_paternal, whole genome shotgun sequence includes:
- the LOC6048697 gene encoding uncharacterized protein LOC6048697; amino-acid sequence: MSSSVQTPPWFTTDFVHSIIRNHESDPTITITQPGILEPGTKAGDSFSGALHRTKVHYRSDRHPNQELSTSWMLKSESSDALNTAPALFNTEHRMYTEVLPAMQRELAGIGERLSVPGLIYGSESPRLIVMEDLSYAGWTRMDEICRFEDALPTIRMISMFHAASFALNKKGMTLSNFANRTSDSLLSMFRPMFSSYIDTICSWDDFKEIRPRLQEFKASFADQYKQVYTANPGPEGYNVLNHGDFHGKNLLHLLDDQRRVVKTAALDYQVCSWGSPAIDLIYFLYLVVHRDVLDNHRDQLLEGYHRHFVDCLTRLNFQGWVPTHEDLQAELNRNVFFELFNDAVGAPFRTVDFGAVSLEDFLAGRVPNVGLSNAGYRRNVRANLTRLVARVAFNVAK